In Paenibacillus kyungheensis, the following are encoded in one genomic region:
- a CDS encoding methyl-accepting chemotaxis protein: MKLSLGSKLVLSFIGVSIITYGTSAFFIFYLKAYLATAMSDWLYVSIILLMGITWSGILGFVISKFLTKPIVNLSKAAKRVSDGDLMVDIPERREEDEIKVLNDAFRVMVTNIKDIINDISNNTTTTSHNAENLSQSITEATSQIESMAAVADDIYHGVGKQRESSESSLQTAEQMLGSFQEMKEKSSHMRELSSNMEQSVEATKHIFSSLKSGMSTLADSQTQAEQTVRLLDHQASDIGAVTGTVKELAEQTHLLALNASIEAAHAGEHGAGFAVVATEIRKLAEQSNDSAQKIHSLIMAVQSQIHDTVQLIHNQNELVQNETSNTHKVESTLIEFANVVYEFMSAVQGMEHSITEQTDRVELTYQNVHTIRQMADKFYEGAKQISMATHEETAIMEEISSSSDELSMMTSRLLEKTKAFSL, from the coding sequence ATGAAATTATCTTTAGGTTCAAAGTTAGTGTTGAGTTTTATCGGCGTATCTATTATTACGTATGGAACAAGTGCTTTTTTTATTTTTTACTTGAAAGCGTATTTAGCAACAGCGATGAGTGATTGGCTATATGTATCTATTATATTGCTTATGGGTATTACATGGAGCGGAATATTAGGATTTGTTATCTCTAAATTTTTAACTAAGCCAATTGTTAATTTATCCAAAGCCGCCAAACGGGTATCAGATGGCGACCTGATGGTAGATATTCCAGAACGTCGTGAAGAAGATGAAATCAAAGTGCTTAACGATGCGTTTCGCGTAATGGTTACTAATATTAAAGATATTATTAATGATATTTCTAACAATACCACTACAACATCGCATAATGCAGAGAATTTAAGTCAATCTATTACAGAAGCGACTAGCCAGATTGAATCGATGGCAGCAGTAGCCGATGATATTTATCATGGTGTCGGTAAGCAACGTGAATCTTCTGAATCTTCACTTCAGACGGCAGAGCAGATGTTAGGTTCTTTCCAAGAAATGAAAGAGAAGTCATCGCATATGCGCGAATTGTCCAGTAATATGGAGCAATCGGTAGAAGCAACCAAGCATATTTTTTCATCATTAAAATCAGGTATGAGTACCCTTGCAGACTCTCAGACACAAGCGGAACAAACGGTACGTCTACTGGATCATCAAGCTTCTGATATCGGTGCTGTTACAGGAACGGTCAAAGAATTAGCCGAACAGACTCATTTGTTAGCATTAAATGCTTCTATTGAAGCCGCGCATGCAGGGGAGCATGGAGCAGGATTTGCAGTAGTAGCGACAGAAATTCGTAAATTAGCCGAACAAAGTAACGATTCTGCGCAAAAAATTCATAGTCTGATTATGGCAGTCCAATCTCAGATTCATGATACAGTGCAATTGATTCATAATCAAAATGAACTGGTACAAAATGAAACATCCAATACGCATAAAGTCGAATCTACACTGATTGAATTTGCAAATGTAGTCTATGAATTTATGTCTGCTGTTCAAGGAATGGAACATTCGATCACTGAACAAACCGATCGTGTAGAATTAACATACCAGAATGTGCATACAATTCGTCAAATGGCTGATAAATTTTATGAAGGAGCCAAACAAATCTCAATGGCTACTCATGAAGAAACAGCGATCATGGAAGAAATCTCATCATCGTCTGATGAACTGAGCATGATGACCAGTCGTTTATTAGAAAAAACAAAAGCGTTTTCGTTGTAA
- a CDS encoding AI-2E family transporter: MERTRLWSERFKLFFLNNRFVIFLLVLLLISLNIFLLSKIPYVFTPLFVLVKTVILPIVLSGILFYLLNPLVNFLEKRKVKRIYSIILLYLLIIGLIVLIVSLVIPVIQTQIRELIRNIPAFYDGIVNQIQYWLGGDVSKQIQHTFSINPNDLVQNLSEKGSSIINQTFTGIGGFLGALTETILSIVTVPFILFYLLKDGAKLPGFIMKFVPVTLRSQTGKVMSEMNHQISSYIRGQIIVSLCIGILLYIGYQIIGLDYSLVLAIVASCTSIVPYLGPAIAITPALIVALVTSPFMLLKMVIVWTIVQLVEGKLISPQIMGKSLKVHPITIIFVILTAGKLFGVVGILLAVPGYAVLKVIVTHLFDWFKVSSNLYETKKATEPPVIKP; the protein is encoded by the coding sequence ATGGAACGAACTCGGCTTTGGAGCGAGCGATTCAAATTATTTTTTCTAAACAATCGGTTTGTTATTTTTTTACTCGTCTTATTGTTAATCTCACTAAATATTTTTCTACTTTCCAAAATACCTTATGTGTTTACTCCTCTGTTTGTTTTGGTCAAGACGGTCATCTTACCGATCGTTTTAAGCGGTATATTATTTTACTTACTAAATCCATTAGTGAATTTTCTGGAAAAACGTAAAGTAAAAAGAATTTATTCCATCATTTTGCTATACCTTCTTATTATCGGTCTGATCGTATTAATTGTTAGTCTTGTGATTCCTGTCATTCAGACACAGATTCGAGAATTAATCCGTAATATTCCTGCCTTTTATGATGGGATTGTAAATCAGATTCAATACTGGTTGGGCGGCGATGTTTCCAAACAAATTCAACATACATTTAGTATCAATCCTAATGATCTGGTACAAAATTTATCGGAAAAAGGTTCTTCGATTATCAATCAGACGTTTACCGGTATCGGTGGATTTTTGGGAGCATTAACAGAAACGATATTATCTATCGTTACAGTGCCATTTATTTTATTTTACTTATTAAAAGATGGTGCCAAATTACCAGGCTTTATTATGAAATTTGTACCGGTCACTTTACGCAGTCAGACAGGCAAAGTGATGTCTGAAATGAACCACCAAATTAGCTCATATATTCGCGGACAGATTATTGTAAGTCTATGTATAGGGATTCTACTATATATCGGGTATCAGATTATCGGACTTGATTATTCATTAGTGTTAGCCATTGTCGCTTCCTGTACGAGTATTGTTCCTTATCTAGGACCTGCGATTGCAATTACACCAGCATTGATTGTCGCATTAGTGACTTCGCCATTTATGTTGCTCAAAATGGTAATTGTATGGACGATTGTTCAATTGGTTGAAGGTAAGCTTATCTCGCCACAAATTATGGGTAAATCACTTAAAGTGCATCCTATTACGATTATCTTTGTGATTTTAACAGCTGGTAAATTATTCGGAGTGGTTGGTATTTTGTTAGCTGTTCCTGGATATGCAGTACTCAAAGTAATCGTGACACATCTATTCGATTGGTTTAAAGTTAGCTCCAATCTATATGAGACCAAAAAAGCAACTGAACCACCTGTTATCAAGCCTTAA
- a CDS encoding MogA/MoaB family molybdenum cofactor biosynthesis protein encodes MRSVDEHRAEAPNTVRCMVITVSDTRTIETDTGGQLLQSLLTEHGYEVIDYTIVKDSYVGIRELLHDAAERPEVEAILLTGGTGIAPQDVTFEAVQSLLTKELPGFGEIFRFLSFTEDIGSAAIMSRAIAGTIGGTAVFSMPGSRGAVKLAMERIIIPELGHVMREIYKK; translated from the coding sequence ATGAGATCAGTGGATGAACATCGCGCAGAAGCACCTAATACTGTACGCTGTATGGTAATTACAGTATCTGATACACGTACGATAGAAACGGATACAGGTGGACAATTATTGCAATCTTTGTTAACTGAACATGGTTATGAGGTTATCGATTATACTATTGTTAAAGATAGTTATGTAGGTATTCGTGAATTGCTTCATGATGCCGCAGAACGCCCGGAAGTCGAAGCTATTTTGTTAACAGGCGGAACAGGTATCGCACCACAAGATGTAACTTTTGAAGCGGTACAAAGTCTTTTAACTAAAGAATTGCCTGGCTTTGGAGAAATTTTCCGCTTTTTAAGTTTTACTGAAGATATTGGTTCGGCTGCGATTATGAGCCGTGCAATTGCAGGTACAATCGGAGGAACCGCTGTGTTCTCCATGCCTGGTTCACGAGGTGCTGTTAAGCTAGCGATGGAACGAATTATTATTCCCGAGTTAGGTCATGTTATGCGAGAAATTTATAAAAAATAA
- the argS gene encoding arginine--tRNA ligase, whose product MKLASFFQQQAVSILQPLTSLTEEQLIHMLEVPPQIEMGDLAFPCYLLAKTWRCSPQAIALELTATIQNHPDSWVQATAVGAYVNLKWNREHYGAQLLSSLAEKQNTELTIGAGQRIVIDMSSPNIAKPFGVGHLRSTVIGAALHRIYEAAGYEAIRVNHLGDWGTQFGKLITAYLRWGDPEQLKHHPIRESLRVYIQFHEEVLQAPELEDEAREWFARLEQGDAQAIELWKYFVDVSIESLQPMYQRLGVEFDYVLGESFYNDKMPAVIEQLQSKGLLVESDGAQVVRLDEHQLPPCLILKSDGTTIYPTRDLATAIYRKEVMGADQLVYVVGGEQTLHFKQVFEVLRKMGYTWAKDCTHVSFGLMKVDGKKMSTRKGKVVFLEEVLDEAVEQARRIISEKSPDLPDKERVAEQVGIGAIIFGDLKNNRQNEINFSLQQAVTFEGETGPYIQYTYARIQSILRKVTSDPNAVEQEISNHPWSDESWALLVHLSTYTQQLERAVAQHEPSILARYIIEIAKLFNQFYNKDRIVDAPTALKNQRVALTVQTGLYLKRVMTLLGIETPAQM is encoded by the coding sequence ATGAAATTAGCATCTTTTTTCCAACAACAAGCCGTTTCGATTCTACAACCATTAACATCGCTTACTGAAGAACAATTGATACATATGTTAGAAGTTCCACCACAGATTGAAATGGGTGATCTGGCATTTCCCTGTTACTTACTTGCCAAAACATGGAGATGTTCACCTCAAGCGATTGCGCTTGAATTAACAGCCACGATTCAAAATCATCCAGATTCTTGGGTTCAAGCTACCGCTGTAGGTGCTTATGTTAATTTGAAATGGAATCGTGAGCATTATGGAGCTCAATTATTATCCAGCTTGGCGGAAAAGCAAAATACTGAACTTACGATCGGCGCAGGTCAGCGGATTGTGATCGATATGTCGTCACCTAATATTGCTAAGCCATTTGGCGTAGGGCATTTACGTTCTACCGTAATCGGAGCAGCTTTGCATCGGATCTATGAGGCAGCAGGATATGAAGCGATTAGAGTCAATCATTTAGGAGACTGGGGAACGCAATTTGGTAAATTAATTACAGCATACTTACGTTGGGGCGATCCAGAACAGCTCAAGCATCATCCGATTCGTGAATCGTTAAGAGTGTATATTCAATTTCATGAAGAGGTTCTACAAGCACCGGAGTTAGAAGATGAAGCAAGAGAATGGTTTGCCAGATTAGAACAAGGTGATGCTCAAGCGATAGAATTATGGAAGTATTTTGTAGATGTGAGTATAGAGTCACTTCAGCCTATGTATCAACGGTTAGGTGTGGAATTTGATTATGTGTTGGGAGAAAGTTTTTATAATGATAAAATGCCTGCGGTGATCGAACAATTGCAGAGCAAAGGATTGTTAGTAGAAAGCGATGGAGCGCAGGTAGTTAGATTGGATGAGCACCAATTACCACCATGTTTGATTTTGAAATCAGACGGTACAACGATTTATCCTACACGTGATCTGGCTACTGCTATTTACCGCAAAGAAGTGATGGGTGCGGATCAATTAGTCTATGTGGTTGGCGGAGAGCAGACTCTTCATTTCAAACAAGTCTTTGAAGTACTTCGCAAAATGGGCTACACATGGGCAAAAGATTGTACACATGTATCATTTGGATTAATGAAAGTCGATGGCAAAAAAATGTCTACACGTAAAGGAAAAGTTGTCTTTTTAGAGGAGGTACTGGATGAAGCAGTAGAACAGGCACGTCGAATTATTTCTGAAAAAAGCCCTGATTTACCGGATAAAGAGCGTGTAGCTGAACAAGTAGGTATTGGTGCAATTATTTTCGGTGATCTCAAAAATAATCGTCAAAACGAAATCAATTTTTCATTACAACAAGCTGTAACGTTTGAAGGAGAAACAGGGCCTTATATTCAATATACGTATGCTAGAATCCAGAGTATTTTGAGAAAAGTCACATCAGACCCTAATGCTGTTGAACAAGAAATATCCAACCATCCTTGGAGTGATGAAAGTTGGGCTTTGTTGGTTCATTTATCTACCTATACACAGCAGTTAGAGCGCGCGGTTGCTCAACATGAACCATCCATTTTGGCTAGATATATTATCGAAATAGCGAAGTTATTTAACCAATTTTATAATAAAGATCGTATTGTAGATGCCCCTACAGCATTGAAAAATCAGCGTGTAGCATTGACGGTACAAACCGGATTATATTTAAAACGAGTGATGACGTTATTAGGAATAGAGACGCCAGCTCAGATGTAA
- a CDS encoding CobW family GTP-binding protein produces MTTPVYILSGFLGSGKTTLLQHMIQEWKALGKTPAVIMNEIGDVNLDGMMVDQDVAMAELLSGCICCSIRADLSMELYNLMETEKPDVIIIEASGVANPIEILDAVTETSLYNRMELKNLITVVDAAHLWELYQEQKGKTYRLMQEQIRCASVLILNKSDRVDTETITQLEGILRGWNAYAPIHTTVRCEVPSTLYTDLSSVVDAKETLDRNKSNSSANEHQHDHSEHDHTHDHVHAEHMHGSHSHVMAYTHYFEHPINSEAFENVIRSLPTEVYRAKGILTFNDTASRFLFQYAYREMDFMKITPQKEVPDVAVFIGEHFDKRQIKEQLLALEEQAAKLS; encoded by the coding sequence ATGACAACACCTGTATATATTTTGTCTGGATTTCTAGGCAGTGGCAAGACTACATTGCTTCAACATATGATTCAAGAATGGAAAGCGCTTGGCAAAACACCTGCTGTCATTATGAATGAGATCGGCGATGTCAATCTGGATGGGATGATGGTTGATCAAGATGTAGCAATGGCTGAATTACTGAGTGGATGTATCTGTTGTTCGATTCGTGCGGATCTAAGCATGGAATTGTACAATCTGATGGAAACCGAAAAGCCTGATGTGATTATTATCGAAGCCTCTGGAGTAGCGAATCCAATCGAGATTTTAGATGCTGTCACCGAGACTTCATTATACAACCGTATGGAATTGAAAAATTTGATTACCGTTGTCGATGCTGCTCATCTATGGGAATTGTATCAAGAGCAAAAAGGTAAAACGTATCGTCTTATGCAAGAACAGATTCGCTGTGCTTCTGTATTGATTTTGAATAAAAGCGATCGTGTTGATACAGAAACGATTACCCAATTAGAAGGCATTTTGCGGGGCTGGAATGCGTATGCACCTATCCATACTACCGTACGCTGTGAAGTACCAAGCACACTGTATACAGACCTATCATCGGTAGTCGATGCTAAAGAAACACTGGATAGAAATAAGTCTAATTCATCTGCTAACGAACATCAGCACGATCATTCTGAACATGACCATACTCATGATCATGTTCATGCAGAGCATATGCATGGTTCTCATAGTCATGTGATGGCATATACACATTATTTTGAACATCCGATCAATAGTGAAGCTTTTGAGAATGTGATTCGGTCTTTACCAACGGAAGTATATCGGGCGAAAGGAATTCTAACATTTAACGACACCGCAAGTCGATTTTTGTTCCAGTATGCTTATCGTGAAATGGATTTTATGAAGATTACTCCGCAAAAAGAAGTACCGGATGTGGCTGTTTTTATCGGTGAACATTTCGACAAACGGCAGATAAAGGAACAGTTGTTAGCATTAGAAGAGCAAGCTGCTAAATTATCGTAA
- a CDS encoding acryloyl-CoA reductase, which yields MEQTFRAFVLEKTDQEVTGGVQSLQLDQLPEGSVTIKVSYSDVNYKDGLASIAEGKIVKQYPFVPGIDLAGEVVHSTDEQFQAGDQVLCTGYKLGVSHYGGYSEYARVPAEWLIKLPQGLTAKEAMIIGTAGFTAGMSVDALVQHGVKPEDGPILVTGATGGVGTIAISILSALGYEVYAASGKAEQKEWLTTLGATSIISREEAEQTVKGPLGKSTWAGIIDPTGGKGLGERLKSLTYRGVVAVSGMTAGNDFESSVFPFILRGAHLIGIDSVFCPLEIRQRVWNHLASDWKPTTAINQAVNEYTLEEIPQALETILAGKAVGRQLIKVTS from the coding sequence ATGGAACAGACATTTCGTGCTTTTGTTTTAGAAAAGACAGATCAAGAAGTTACAGGCGGAGTTCAATCGTTACAGTTGGATCAATTACCAGAAGGATCTGTAACTATTAAAGTATCTTATTCAGATGTCAATTATAAAGATGGACTGGCAAGTATCGCAGAAGGCAAAATCGTCAAGCAGTACCCATTTGTACCGGGTATTGACCTGGCAGGAGAAGTGGTACATTCTACCGATGAACAATTTCAAGCAGGAGATCAAGTACTTTGTACAGGCTATAAGCTTGGAGTTAGTCATTATGGAGGATATAGTGAATATGCTCGCGTACCAGCAGAATGGTTGATTAAGCTACCTCAAGGGCTAACTGCCAAAGAAGCGATGATTATCGGCACAGCTGGTTTTACAGCGGGTATGTCTGTCGACGCATTGGTTCAACATGGAGTGAAACCTGAAGATGGCCCTATTCTTGTCACTGGAGCTACCGGTGGAGTCGGTACGATCGCAATATCGATACTAAGTGCATTAGGCTATGAAGTCTATGCAGCAAGTGGCAAAGCAGAGCAAAAAGAATGGTTAACCACATTAGGTGCTACCTCTATTATTTCTAGAGAAGAAGCAGAGCAGACTGTAAAAGGTCCATTAGGTAAATCTACATGGGCAGGTATTATTGATCCTACAGGTGGTAAAGGATTAGGAGAGCGTCTCAAATCATTAACATATCGCGGCGTAGTAGCTGTATCTGGTATGACCGCAGGTAATGATTTTGAAAGTTCAGTATTTCCGTTTATTTTACGTGGAGCGCATTTAATCGGTATCGATTCAGTGTTCTGTCCGTTAGAGATTAGACAAAGAGTCTGGAATCATCTAGCAAGCGACTGGAAACCGACAACAGCGATTAATCAGGCAGTGAACGAATATACACTGGAAGAGATACCACAAGCGTTAGAAACGATTCTAGCAGGCAAAGCAGTAGGTCGTCAGTTGATTAAAGTAACATCTTAA
- a CDS encoding S-layer homology domain-containing protein has translation MWNHKQKAVAVLTLSLAIAGAGSASAASTFTDVKDKDNQTIVNALHDKGVINGVSATQFKPDMTLTQPQAIQILVKAFDLKGDVTEPGDDLARKAWYTDSLLIAKANNLSLPETFNAEEKVTREQFALWLHEAINVTGTYPSTKMFVVFTDQDKISKTASAAIQDLVNMNVIDRSTMGKAFMPTKDITRMEAAEWVYHAVQMVDRYNKANDDTTTPTPGETDGGQMGYDPELSIAPADTADQQTVTLTVQLPNPGYSIKITDVKLTDDKRAVISYTTAKPAPGEMNPQVITEGKVTTTIPAGYTPELAK, from the coding sequence ATGTGGAATCATAAACAAAAAGCAGTAGCAGTATTAACATTATCATTGGCAATTGCTGGGGCAGGAAGTGCAAGTGCAGCTTCTACGTTTACAGATGTAAAAGATAAAGATAATCAAACAATTGTCAACGCGTTACATGACAAAGGAGTTATTAACGGAGTGAGCGCAACTCAATTTAAGCCGGATATGACATTAACACAACCACAAGCCATTCAAATCCTTGTAAAAGCATTTGATCTTAAAGGTGATGTAACAGAACCAGGTGATGATCTTGCACGTAAAGCATGGTATACCGATTCTTTGCTTATTGCCAAAGCAAACAACTTATCATTGCCAGAAACATTTAATGCTGAAGAAAAAGTAACACGTGAGCAATTTGCTTTGTGGTTACATGAAGCGATTAATGTTACAGGAACGTACCCGAGTACAAAAATGTTTGTCGTCTTTACCGATCAAGACAAAATCAGCAAAACAGCTTCCGCAGCGATTCAAGATTTGGTCAATATGAATGTGATCGATCGCAGTACAATGGGTAAAGCATTTATGCCTACCAAAGATATTACACGTATGGAAGCAGCAGAGTGGGTATATCATGCGGTACAAATGGTAGATCGCTACAATAAAGCTAATGATGATACAACAACTCCTACACCGGGCGAAACGGATGGTGGTCAAATGGGTTATGATCCAGAACTTAGCATTGCACCCGCAGATACAGCAGATCAACAAACAGTAACATTGACAGTACAGCTTCCTAACCCGGGATACTCGATCAAAATTACTGATGTAAAGTTGACAGATGATAAGCGTGCAGTGATTAGCTATACTACAGCCAAACCAGCTCCAGGTGAAATGAATCCTCAAGTAATTACAGAAGGCAAAGTAACAACAACAATACCAGCAGGTTATACACCAGAACTAGCTAAATAA
- a CDS encoding four-helix bundle copper-binding protein: protein MTNQKLYHAHIEACVEAMNACNLSYVANLKEYNLEKLCECIRITRECAEICSFTAQSLSQGSQFAGEIAELCAKVCEACIAECAKHNNQHSRECIEACRHCVEMCKDLMVAA, encoded by the coding sequence ATGACTAATCAAAAATTATACCATGCTCATATTGAAGCTTGTGTCGAGGCTATGAATGCTTGTAACCTTTCGTATGTGGCTAATTTGAAAGAATATAATCTTGAAAAATTATGTGAATGTATACGTATTACTCGTGAATGTGCAGAAATCTGCTCTTTTACCGCGCAATCGCTAAGTCAAGGTAGTCAATTTGCAGGTGAAATTGCTGAATTATGTGCAAAAGTATGTGAAGCTTGTATCGCTGAATGTGCTAAGCATAATAATCAACATTCTCGTGAATGTATCGAAGCTTGCCGTCATTGTGTAGAAATGTGTAAAGACCTAATGGTAGCTGCATAA
- a CDS encoding ABC transporter ATP-binding protein: METQDYNEQPTTKLDNKTITKRLYQYALRSKKTFIIALIMLAIGVGAELAGPFIAKNIIDNHLFAIEQPFYQTSSSTNAVLYNGNYYKREGFWTEGETKGAQAHVIQSGTSFYFIEGAVESTKGERTYSNGVLTIQNNQSTAKYPAVPLTANKLFSFYQPELPGIYKLIGWYFVFLLITIIMEFGKTYWLQSSANKVIQQLRLDLYAHIQRLPIPFFDNLPAGKVVSRITNDTEAVKDLFVAVLANFSSGIVYMIGVYIALFLLDFRLGLICLFVVPLLVLWIVLYRKVATKYNTIIRSRLSEINAIINESIQGMSIIRVFRKQRQTQEEFENLNNDYLFYQNKMLNLNAFTSHNLVNVLRSLTFAIVLWYFGASALGGVEGVISLGVLYAFVDVLGRLFQPVTGMVNQLAALDLSMVSAGRVFELMDEQGEPVTDGGMPRYKGNVEFKDVTFAYKKDPVLKHITFEAKQGQTVALVGHTGSGKSSIINLLFRFYDPQQGTITIDGQDVQKLPKQWLRQHMGIVLQDPYLFTGTIASNVNLENEQISRERIEQALRDVGAEQILSDLPKGYDEPVMEKGSTLSAGQRQLISFARALAFDPAILILDEATANIDTETEALIQSALDVLKKGRTTFIIAHRLSTIRSADQILVLHRGEIVERGNHDELMEIDGRYRQMYRMQVGSGSNAIADGTESAKDKEVPVPAHLIGRTT, from the coding sequence TTGGAGACTCAAGATTATAACGAGCAACCCACAACGAAGCTCGATAACAAAACAATTACCAAAAGGCTTTATCAATATGCATTACGTTCGAAAAAAACATTTATTATCGCGTTGATTATGTTAGCGATCGGTGTAGGGGCTGAGCTTGCCGGCCCTTTTATCGCTAAAAATATTATTGATAATCATTTATTTGCAATTGAACAACCTTTTTATCAGACTTCTTCTAGTACCAATGCTGTCTTGTATAACGGCAATTATTATAAACGCGAAGGATTCTGGACAGAAGGCGAAACCAAAGGCGCACAGGCTCATGTGATCCAAAGTGGGACGAGCTTTTATTTTATCGAAGGTGCTGTTGAATCAACCAAAGGAGAACGCACGTACAGTAACGGCGTCTTAACGATTCAAAATAACCAAAGTACAGCGAAATATCCAGCGGTGCCCTTAACAGCTAATAAATTATTTTCATTTTATCAACCAGAACTACCGGGTATTTATAAGCTAATTGGCTGGTACTTTGTATTCTTGCTTATTACAATCATTATGGAATTCGGGAAAACCTACTGGTTGCAATCGTCAGCTAACAAAGTTATTCAGCAATTACGCTTAGACTTATACGCTCATATTCAGCGATTACCAATTCCTTTTTTTGATAATCTGCCAGCAGGTAAAGTCGTATCACGTATTACCAATGATACGGAAGCGGTCAAAGATTTATTTGTCGCAGTACTGGCTAACTTCAGCTCAGGAATTGTATATATGATCGGTGTCTATATTGCACTGTTTTTACTAGACTTTCGACTGGGTCTGATCTGTTTGTTTGTTGTTCCATTGCTTGTTTTGTGGATTGTGTTATACCGCAAAGTTGCAACCAAATACAACACTATTATCCGTTCTAGACTTAGTGAGATTAACGCTATTATCAATGAATCGATTCAAGGAATGTCGATTATTCGTGTATTCCGTAAGCAACGTCAGACTCAAGAAGAATTTGAAAATCTAAACAACGATTATCTGTTTTATCAGAATAAAATGTTAAATCTAAATGCTTTTACTTCGCATAATCTAGTCAATGTGTTGCGTAGTCTTACATTTGCTATTGTATTATGGTACTTCGGTGCTTCTGCACTGGGCGGAGTTGAAGGTGTCATTTCACTAGGGGTACTATATGCGTTTGTCGATGTATTGGGAAGATTGTTCCAACCGGTTACAGGTATGGTCAATCAACTAGCAGCACTCGATCTTTCTATGGTATCCGCAGGACGTGTATTTGAATTAATGGATGAACAAGGCGAGCCAGTAACCGATGGTGGAATGCCTCGTTACAAAGGTAATGTCGAATTTAAAGATGTGACTTTTGCTTATAAAAAAGATCCTGTTCTCAAGCATATCACTTTTGAAGCGAAGCAAGGACAGACTGTCGCTCTGGTGGGTCATACAGGTTCGGGTAAAAGTTCTATTATTAATCTACTGTTCCGCTTCTATGATCCACAGCAAGGCACGATTACGATTGATGGACAAGATGTACAAAAGTTGCCCAAACAATGGTTACGTCAGCATATGGGCATTGTATTGCAAGATCCTTATCTATTTACAGGAACGATTGCTTCTAACGTCAATTTGGAAAATGAACAGATTTCACGCGAACGCATCGAACAGGCTTTACGTGATGTCGGAGCCGAGCAGATTTTGTCTGATCTTCCTAAAGGCTATGATGAACCTGTTATGGAAAAAGGAAGCACATTGTCGGCTGGACAACGTCAATTGATTTCGTTTGCTAGAGCACTTGCTTTTGATCCAGCGATTCTTATTCTGGACGAAGCTACAGCCAATATTGATACTGAGACCGAAGCTTTGATTCAATCGGCTTTGGATGTTTTGAAAAAAGGTCGTACGACTTTTATTATTGCTCACCGCTTATCCACTATCCGTAGTGCAGATCAGATTCTAGTCCTACATCGCGGTGAAATCGTTGAACGTGGTAACCATGATGAATTGATGGAAATCGACGGACGCTATCGCCAGATGTACCGAATGCAAGTTGGTTCTGGTTCTAACGCTATTGCTGATGGTACAGAGTCTGCTAAAGACAAAGAAGTTCCTGTACCTGCTCATCTAATTGGACGCACCACATAA